GTTCGCCATTCCGTTTTCTATTATTGTAATATTAGGCTCTTCTCATGGAGTCAACTTAACCGACGGTCTCGACGGATTGGCCGGAGGCACGGCCGGGATAGTGGTTGGGACCTTGAGTCTGATCGCATACGTTTCCGGAACTCCGGTTGCCGCTAATTATCTGAATATCCCTTATCTTCCTCACGCGCACGAATACAGCGTTTTTCTTTCGGCTCTTACCGGAGCTCTGATCGGGTTCCTCTGGTTCAATAGCCATCCCGCTCAGATTTTCATGGGCGACACAGGATCCTTATTTTTAGGGGCTACGATCGGTCTGACTTGCGTAATGTTGAAGAAAGAGATCCTCCTAGTGATTTTGGGGGGAATTTTCGTCGCGGAGTCCCTTTCCGTGATTTTGCAAGTGGGATCCTTTAAGCTGACCCAGAAAAGAATTTTCCGTATGGCGCCGTTACATCACCATTTCGAATTGGGCGGAGTTCCCGAGACAAAGGTGGTAATCCGTTTTTGGATCGCCGCAATCATTCTCGCGATCGTTTCGCTTTCTAGTTTGAAAATTCAATGAAGGCCCTCGGTAGAAGGATAAGGGATTTTTGGGAATCTAAGAACTATCCGTTCGATTTACCCCTCATATCCGCGATTTTCTTTCTACTGTTATTCGGGATTTGCGTGATGTATTCCAGTTCCTCCATTACCGCATGGAGGGACTTCGAGGACTCTGAATACTTCCTAAAGAAGCAATTGATTTGGGCCTCCATAGGCCTTGTAGTATTTCTTATTTTTGCCAACTTTCCTTACGGAAAATTGGAAAGATTCGCGTTAGCCGGAATCATCATCAGTATTCTACTTCTGATTTTGGTCTTTATTCCCGGAATCGGAAAGTCAGTGGGGACGTATTACGGTAGGAACTTTCATCGTTGGATCGGTATCGGCCCTTATCAATTACAACCATCCGAGATCGCCAAATTGGCGGTCGTAATTTATCTTTCCGCGTTAGTCACTAAGCTTAAATCCAAGGAAAATCGGGAGCCGAAGAAATTCATCGTTCCCGGAGTGATCTTACTCTCCGTTCTCGTTTTGATTCTGGCGGAGCCCGCTTTCGGAACCACTATGGAGATTCTTTTCGTAGTCCTTGGTTTCGTCTTTCTATTCGGCTTTCCGATTCGCAATCTTCTCCTCGTAGGATTGGTATCCTTGCCTCTCGCTTATCTATTGGTCAGCCAGGTCGGCTATAGAAGGAAAAGGATGGAGGTTTGGTTGGATCCTTATCGGTTTCGTTACGATGAGGGACACCAATTGGTCACCTCTTTTCGAGCCTTTCTGGACGGCGGATGGTTCGGAAATAAATTAGCTAGCGGTTACGCTCACAGATATCTCACCTATAGCCACACGGACTTCGTTCTTGCTACGTTCGTGGAGGATTTCGGATTCGTGGGGTTTCTATTCTTCTTCGTTTTGGTCCTACTTTTATTATCTAGAGCCTATTTCTTACTCAAGAAGGTCCAGGATCCTTTCGGTTTCTATTTGGGGGCGGGGCTTCTCTTTATCACCGGGACTCAGTTCGTAATCAATAGCTATGTAGTGACCGGTTTGTTTCCGATTACCGGGATCAGTCTACCTTTCATGAGTTACGGAGGGTCCTCCTTACTCGTGGTCTTGGCCTCATTTGGAATTCTTGTCAATATAACGAGAAAAGAAAATATAGGCGTATGAAATCCGTTTTAATCGCAGCGGGAGGGACCGGAGGGCATATCTCCCCGGGAGTGGCCCTCGCGGAGAATCTTGTAGGAAGATTGGACTCTTTGGGCGTAGATAAGGTAGTCCTGCATTCGCTGATCCGAAATAAGGATAATCCGGATTTAAAGCAGGCTCCCTGCGAAGTGGTTTGGCATAATATCCCGCCTTTATCCGGGAACCTTATTTTATTACCTTTTCGTTATGTATTTCAGCTGATACGCTCCTGGATGTCATTTTCGAGATTGAACGTGGATGCGGTGATCGGAATGGGAGGATACTCCAGCGTGCCCGCGATCCTCTACGCCGTATTCTTCCGGAAGAAACTATATCTTTGCGAGCAGAATTGCATTCCGGGAAAGGTGAATCGGATCTTTTTTAAGTTCGCCGATAAGGTGGCTTTCAGCTTTCCTCCCAAGGACCCGAAAGTTTCCGCCCAATGGGAGATATTGGGAAATCCGCTTAGAAGTAAAACGGTTCCTAAGCTTGCGTTGAAATTCAGCGATAAATGGGATCCCAAAAAGAAAAAACAATTTAACGTTTTGGTTATGGGAGGCTCCCAGGGAGCGCGCCAGATCAATAATATGGTCGTGAATCTCATGAAACACGAGGTGATACAGGAAAGATTCCGCTTTAGGATGCTTACCGGGACTGCCTTATATGACGAGGTTTCGAAAAAGACCAAGGACGCGGACCTGATCTCCTATTCGGACAATATGGCCGAGCATTACGAATGGGCGAATCTAGTGATAGCGCGTTCCGGTTCCGGAGTGCTTTCCGAATGCGCTGCCTACGCTCTTCCGATGGTTCTGATCCCTTTCCCATTCGCCAAGGACGACCATCAAACGGCCAATGCCAAATATATGGAAGCGAACGGAGCCGCCGCAACCCTAGAGCAGAGGGACGAGGACGAGAGTAAACTCTTCCGTATTCTGAGCGATTTTGCGGAAAAGCCGGAGATTCTAAACGAAATGTCCATTAAATCTTTGGAATGTTCCCACGTGGAAGCCGCACGCGATACGATCGGTTTCTTTTTCGAGAGCCAGGCCTAATGGGGGAAACCGCTTCTCCCATGAATTCCGAATTTTCTAAACCTTTCTTTCTGGGCATCGGAGGCTCCGGGATGTCCAGCCTTGCCCATATCCTTTTGGATGCAGGATTTTCCGTTTCCGGTTACGACGGAAAGGAAAGCCAAGCCGTTCGGGAGCTTCGGGACAAAGGAGCAAGAATCTACTCCTCGCTTTCCGAAATTCCGAAGGACGAATCCTACGACGCTGCGGTTTATTCTTCCGCTATTCGATTGGATTCTCACCCTATTGCGGGTTTCTTTCGGGACAAGGGAGTCCGATTCTTTCACCGCTCGGACGTTTTGCATTCCTGTTTTTCGGAACTCAAATGCGTTTCCGTCGCAGGTTCTCACGGAAAGACGAGTACTACGGCAATGACCGCTTTTATCTTGGAAGAATTGGGATTTTCTCCCTCCGTCATGGTCGGAGGGGGAGTCGCTTTTTTGGACGGAATCGGTGGAAGATTCGGGAAGGGAAATGTCGCAGTATTCGAGTCGGACGAATCCGACGGGACATTCTTATCGCATCGTGCGCCGGTTCGAATTCTCACGAATATAGACGAGGATCATCTCGATTTTTATCATACGAGGGAGCGATTATTGGAAGCTTTCGCTCGGTATATTTCCTTAACCACGGAGAGAATCGTCTTGGATTTGGACGATCCAGGGATTTGCGAATGCTTGGAAAGAGTCGAGGATAAGAGCAAAATTATAGGATTTACGGAGACCCGGGAGGCGGGCGCAGGTTCCCAAAAAAAAGAAACATTCGGAAAAGTTGATATTACTAACGTCGTTAGATACCGAATCGAATCCAGGCGATTATTTTTCGAAATGGGAGATCGGGAATACTTTTTAACTTCCCGTTTTCCAGGAAGACATTACCTTACGAACTCTCTCGCAGCGGTGCTTACGGCCGCGACTTTGGGAGCGGACCCCGCTGCGGCTGCGGAAGCCGTTTCTCGTTATACGGGCGTTAGGCGAAGGCTGGAATTTTTAGGAAGCAACGATGGAGTGGACGTTTACGACGATTACGGACATCATCCGACGGAGGTGAAGGCGGTTTTATCTTCTATCCGGGAACTTTCACAAGGGACGGGGAGAGCGGTGATCCTTTTCCAACCTCATAGATACACAAGGACTAAGAATTTATTCCGGGAATTTGCATCTAGTCTCGATTACGGCGAGGTCGTTCTTCTTTTGCCTATTTATTCAGCAGGAGAGGACCCGATTCCGGGGGTTGATTCCGGTTTAATCGCGGAAGAAATGAAGAAAAGACCGATTTCTCTCTCCGGAAACCTGTCCTCGGATTTGAAGATTATGCAAGAAATTATTTCCAAAGGCGACGTTTTGGTGAGCCTCGGCGCTGGAAACGTAAGAGACTGGGCCTTGGAATATTTGAAGGCCTGAAGATATTTTTTTCTTCAATTTTCCATCGATTTCCGAACCGGAACAAAACTAGATCGATCGAATTATTGTGCATCAGAAAAAAATATTGGACTAAAGGTATAAAGCATCTATCCTGGACCTGAAAAGTTGAATCGATTTTTTTAATGAAGTTAGTGATCAACATCCCCTGCTATAACGAGGAAAAAACTCTTCCTGCCGTGCTTGCGGAAATTCCGAAAAAAATTCCTGGAATCAAGACGATCGAGGTGCAGATCGTAGACGACGGCTCAAGCGATGATACCGCAAAGATTGCTTCCAAATTCGGATGCAAGGTTTTGGTCCACAAAAGAAATTTAGGTTTAGGTCGGGCATTTAAGACCGGAATGGAAGAGGCGCTTTCCTCCGGCGCGGATATTTTCGTTAATACGGATGCGGATAATCAGTATCCATCTTCCTGTATACCGGAGTTAATCGCTCCGATTCTCGCGGATACTTCCGACATCGTGATCGGAAACAGGGTCCCGTGGAAGGTGAATTACTTTTCTCCCTTGAAAAAGATTTTGCAATGGTTCGGCAATCTGATCGTTAGAACTCTGATAGGAACGGATGTGCCGGATACGATTTCCGGCTTCAGAGCCTATTCCAGAGAGAGTCTATTGAGACTGAACGTTACCACTAAATTTTCCTACGTTCTGGATACTATGGTTCAAGCGATCCGGATGGATCTAACGGTTTCCTCCATTCTGATCCGGACAAATCCTCCTACAAGAGAGTCCCGCCTTTTTAAGAATATGTTCCAACATATATGGAAATCGGGATTATCTTTGATTCGATTATTGGTCATTCATAGACCGTTTCATTTTTTTAGTTTTTTCTCGACTCTGACTTTTTTGCCGGGCGTCCTGATTGCTTTCCGGTTTCTGATTTTTTATTTCAACGGGGAAGGAAAGGGGCATATACAATCCCTTCTATTTGCGGTGATTTTGATCGTCCTTTCTGGATTATTTTTGATTTCCGGAGTTCTGGCTTTCTTAACCGGAATGAATCGGAAAATTTTAGAAGAAATTCTATATCACGAAAAGAAGATGGAGTTCGAGAAAAAAAGGTGATATAAGACTTTATCGATACGATTCTATTATTCGGGTTTGTTTTTTCGGAAAAGAGACGCGATTCCGAACGCGATTCCGTCTCCGATCGTGGTGATGAATCTGAGTAAAATGCCTAGCCCGATCGCGATTCCGGGTTCAAAGCGAGTCGATAAGCTTGCTAATACGATCGCTTCTCTTACTCCTAAACCTGCCGGCGCTCCGGGGGCCAAATAGCCTAAAATCCAGGACCAAGCGAACGTAGTCGTCAAAAAGAAGAAATTGTTTTCCGGAAATTCGAAAACCGTTCTGGAAAGAATATTTAGAATGAGTCCCAGATTTAGAAAAGTTGTAAGATCGAGTAAGATAAGTATTATGAGATTTTTTGTATTAGGTAAATTTAATTTTTCCCCTCCGGTATATTTCGTAAGAAGCCCTTTGCAATACTTGTTGATTAGATGGAATACGATTTTGGGTGCAATAAGAGCGATCAAAAAGAGTAAGGCGAACTCTATGAGTAAAAGATTCGATTTCGAGATGATATGGAAATCGTAAAAGAGAAGTCCGATCGCGCTTATCGATGCTCCTGCAACGACCAATAGCGCAGTTTCAACAATGATCGCCTGTATCGTTTTGGATAAAGGAAATTCTTCCCCTTTGGATAACGTTAGCTTACCTATATGTTGTCCGACATTGCCCGGAAGATATTTGCCGAATTGGGAGAATGCAACGATATAGATCGCTTTTCCGGGAGATATCTTTTGCCCGTAAGATTTAAGCAGAATAAACCAAGCGAATCCCGCTATTAGCATATTACATAAATATAGAAGTAAGGATGTCGCAATGCCGGCGGAGGATTTTAGGTTCCAGGAAATATGAGGTAGATTTTCATAATGTTTAGCCAGATAGAAGATGAAGAAGAATAAGGAAATAGAAACGAAAAGAATTGTGACTATCCGTTTTATTCTGCCAAGGCTCATTTAAGTCCCTTTCTGCACACGAAGATTAGGGTAGAGATCCACGCTTTTATCGGAAAGTAACACCAAACGGGCAGCGATGCCGCAAATTTCGACAATGGATGGTTCGCCTCCACTTCCGCATAGACGGAGATTGCCGTTAGAGTTACTTCCTTTGCTAGAAAGCCGGACCTGGAAAGAAGTGCAACAGCCTTCGATCTAGATAAGGGACGACAGTCGTAAAATTCCCCTTTGCCGGAGATTCGAACGTAGAAATCGGAAATCGATTGCGGAAACCAACTCAGAAGCGGCAATCTATAATGCGGCTCTATTAATCTCCAACGATTCGGAAAGGCTAAGTATAGTATGCCGTCTTTTTTTAAAACTCTTAGAATCTCATTCAGATGTTCTATCTGTTTTTCTTCGGTTCCTACATGTTCGATGACATGGTTCGAGACGACTAAATCGAAACTTTCGTCTAGGAATGGAAGCTTTGTGCCTTCTACGGTTTGGAAACCTATATTTTCCCGCGTCTGTCTTTGGTCTTTCACATCCAAAGCGTTCACTTCTCGGAAGATCTTAGTGAAATATGCCGCGATAAATCCGGAGCCGGTTCCTATTTCTAGAAATTTTTCCTTATTGGCTAATCCGAATCTTTCTACGATCTTATGGATTTTTATCGCTTTTTTGTTTCTAGAAATCTCGTCTAGGATTGCATGGGGTTTTAAATCTCTTTCGGAAGAACGAGTCATTTTCTTCCTCCGTTTGGAAACGACTTACTCACGGTATAGTCTCTTTCTAAGAGAATGCGAAATTCTTGGAGTATTTTTTCTTCGGAGTAAATTCTTTTAGTCTTGCGAGCCGAAGATTTTTTCCATTCTTCCTTTGCTTGTTTGGACATTTTGAGTAATTTTCGTATTTCTTCAATCCAGGATTTTGCGTTATTAGGTTCCACTTTGTGACCCGTGATCCGATCCTGAACGGCATCCGATATTCCTTCCAGATCGCTCGCAAGGAGAACGCATCCTATTGCGGAGGCTTCTATGGCGACCAAACCGAAACCCTCCTTATCCTGATTTCCTTCGATTATTATGTTAGGCATTACTACTAAGGAGCTGTAACGGATATAATCTACGATCTCTTCGGATTTGAGCGTCCCAAGGTAACGCACCCGTTCGCAGTTGATTAATTTTTTTGCATATTCTTGGTCGGATTTACCTCCGGAAACAAAAAAGAGAGTTCCTTGGGGTAGTTTTGGGAGAACGTTTTCGGCAAACCAGAGGGATCCTTTTCTAGGGATTAGTCTTCCGAAGTAAAAAATAGGATACTTGCACCCTAAGTATTCCTTGGGTGGTTCGGGTTTTTGGTCCGAGAACGAGAGTATACCGTTTTTCGGTAAGGAAGGACGCACAACGGAAAGATTCTTGAATCCGGCTTTTTCGGCGATGGATCTCGTCGATTCGGAATTAGCGACTATATTCGAAAATACGCTTTGGCATTTTAGAATGAACGTTAAGTAATATCCGTATATGAAAGGGAGGAGCCCACTTCGATTCGAATACACCAGGTCCAAGCCGTGAACGATCGTAATTCGATTCGCATCTTTACGGACGAGTCGATGTAGTAGGGCCGCCGGAGTTAATATGATATCCGTGAAAATCACAAGATCGTATTTTCGCCCTTTGGATATGCAATAAACGGCGACTTTGATTAGAAAGATCGCCAATGACAAAAGCGATGGAGGTCTGCCGTCGTCCTTTCCCGGTAGAACAAGCAGTTCGATATCGTATTCTCTGGATAAAGCGGAATGTAACTCGAGGGAATACGTTTCCATTCCTCCTATTGCGGGAGGCCATTTTCTGGAAACGAATAATAAAGGTTTTTTCGACAAATCGGTTTTTCCGTACTTTGCGTCTTAAGAGAACGCCTTATCCGGATTCTCCCCCACGAAATTCCAATGTCCCATTTTTCTATCCTGTCTCGGATCGGATTTCCCGTATAGATGCAGGGAATATCTAGGATCGGAGAGGTATTTTTTCCATAATTCGGAGCCGGGTCGGTAATCTTGGCCGAGTATATTCTTCATAGAAGACGGACTCGTGCGGATCTTTTCGGGAAAAGGTAAGCCGGTCAAGGCTCTCAGTTGCAATTGGAATTGGGACATCTCCGCCGCATTCTGGCTGAAATGCCCGGAATTATGCGGGCGGGGTGCGAATTCGTTTAAGAGTATCTTGTCTCCCTTGACGAAGAATTCCAAACCGAAGACCCCTATATAGTCTATACCTTCGGCAAGTATGATGGACGCTTCTCTCATGTCCCGGAGAACGCTTGCCGAAAAATTTCCGGGATGCACGGTCAAATCCAAGATATGATTCCTATGCTTATTCTCGGAAGGAGAGAAGGATATGATTTTGCCTTCTTGGTCGCGAGCGAGAATAACGGATCCTTCCTTATCGAATTCTATCCATTCTTCCAGAATCAGATCCAAGGGCTCCTGTCCTAGAGAACCAACCCAAGCTCGAAATTCTTCCCTGGACTTGAATTTAGTCTGACCTTTTCCGTCGTAACCGAAGGAAGATGTCTTGAGTACCGCGGGAAAGCGTGAGGATTCGGCTGCGGCGGTCGCTTCCGCTTTGTTGGTTATACAGTAAAATGGAACGGTAGGAAGGCCTAGTTTCGAGAACGTATTCTTTTCTCGGATCCTATGTTGAGCGATTCTGATGCAATCCGGGCTGGGAAATACAGGCAAAGAATTCTTCTTGGAATATTCCGAAATAAGACTCAATTCTCCTCCGGGTATATTCTCAAATTCGAATGTAAGAGCGTCGACGGATCCGAGAAAGTTTTTGAGGGAAATGTCGTCTTCGTAAGAGGCAACGACCTCGTTCGCACCTACCTGAGAGGCAGGCGTATTTCTTTCGGGAGAATAGACGGATACGTTATAACCCATGCGTATCGCTTCCTGAGCGAACATTCTTCCCAGTTGGCCCGAACCCATAACTCCTAATCGGGAAGGAGGAAGTAATATTTTCTTCATATTAGATCTTTGTTTTTAGATAAGGCTTCTTCTCTGATCCTGTCCCTATATGCTTCCAATTTGGAAACGAGGCCCTCGTCCTTCAGGGAAAGTATTCTGACTGCGAGTAGTCCCGCATTCTTTGCGCCTGCCGTTCCTATGGCAAGAGTTCCTACGGGAACTCCTCCCGGCATTTGAACGATGGATAGAAGGCTATCCATTCCCGACAGGGATTTGCTTTGGACGGGCACTCCCAATACGGGTAGAGTGGTCAGAGATGCGACCATTCCGGGAAGATGGGCGGCTCCACCTGCTCCGGCGATAATGATTTCATATCCTTGGGATCTGGCCGATTTCGCAAATTCGACCATTTTTTCGGGAGATCTATGCGCGGATACGATCTCCGCCTTGGATTCTATTCCGAATTCCTTAAGAATCTGCACTGCTTCCTTCATGGTTTCCCAATCGGAGCTGCTTCCCATAATGACCGCTACTTTCGTTTGCACCCTTGCAAAATCCTTCGGAAGGGACGGAGAGGCAAGTCCTAAACGTCGGTGCGGAGAGAAGAATTCAGGCCTTCGACGACCCTTTCCAATCTCATTCCTCTGGAAGCTTTAGCTAGTATGTAGGAACCTTTCGGGACTTCATTCTTTACGGTTTCCAATAATTGTTTTAGCCCTTCCTCGTCTCCGGGAAACCAATGAGCAGGTCGCGTCTTGCCCGCCTTTTTTTGGAATCCGGCCAGAGTGGATTGAGAAGAGGAGCCGAATAAATAAATTCCCATACAATTAGGGATAGAACCGGCGAAACTTCCTATCTCGTAATGGAACTTCTTCGCGAATTTGCCTACCTCTTTCAGATCTCCCAAGACGGCGTAGAAACCTTTCTCTCCTGAAAGTTGGGAGCAAGCTTCCAAAGACGAGAACATGGACTCTCTGTTCGCGTTATAAGTATCGTTTAGAATTTTGTAATTCCCGTCTTGGAAATCCAATCTCTTGTCCAGAGTCTTGAAATTTCGGATTCCGTTTTGGATCCAATCCGTAGGAGTTCCAATTTCTTCGAGTAAGGAAACGCATAACGCTAAATTTTCCAAAAGCTTGGTGCCCGGAAGATTCCATTCTAGGATCTCGCCTAAATAGGAGATGGAAAATCCCGACGGATTTTTTTTAAGAATTTCGATCCTTCTCTCCATCGGAACGGTTTTGAATCGAACTCCCTGTTTGTTGGACCTCCTACGAAGTAGATTCTTATAATCTCCGGTTTCAGGATAGAATAGGATCCCCGGTTTTTCCATTCCGTCTAGAATCTCGGCCTTGGCCTTGGCGATTTCCTTTTGGGAGCCCAATAATTCTATATGAGCGGTCCCTACAGTAGTGATGAGAGAATAGTCGGGCCTTGCCATTTCGGTGAGTCTGGCAATCTCTCCTTTATGGTTCATTCCCATCTCACAAACTACGAAACGGGTTTGGGGGCCTATTCTAAATAGAGTGAAAGGAACTCCGATCTCGTTATTATAATTTTTTTCCGTTACTACCAGATTGTTCGCCAAAGGAGAAAGGCAGGAGCCTAGAATTTCCTTAGTAGTGGTTTTACCGCTGGAACCGGTGACTGCGATGATGGTTGGGCGGAATCTGGAACGATGGAAGCCGGCTAATTTTCCTAGAGCGAGTAATGTATCCTTTACTGGGATCGCCTTGACTCGGTCCGATTCCGGAAGGCTTTCCACTATAGGATGGTTTCTTTCCGCAAGAAAATAGGATGCTCCTCTGTTTAACGCGTCTTTTATGAATTCGTGTCCGTCTCGATTGCCCCGCAAGGGAACGAAGATCGACCCAGGCTCGGCTAATCCGGATACTGTGGTAATACTGCGGATAGGATCTTCTTTGCGAAAGGAAAAGTCGGAAGGCACTCCTAAAACCTTGCGTATCGTTTCCGGATCGTATTCGAAAGCTGCCTTCATGAAACCTAAGATCTCTCTTGGGGAAATACTCGCAGTCTATTTTTAGAAAATTCGTCTTGCAAGCTTCGGTTCCGAATCGTCCCGTATTCGGGATGCAAAAATCCTCGGTCGTCCTAGTCGGTCTGGGAAGAATCGCTTCTTCTTTGGAAAAAGACCCTTATAGACAGAAGCCATGCACCCACGCCGGTGTGATCTTTTCTCCTTGGGGAAAGAAAAGATTTCTTTTTGCCGGCGGCATCGATCCCAATCCTGAAAAGAGAAATCGATTCCTGGCCCAATGGAAATTGCGTCCGGAATTCGTAGGATCTTCTCCTTCCGGATTGAAGCTAATAAATCGGATACCCGATTTAGCGGTCATCGCTACTCCCACCGAATCCCATTACCGGGACGCGATGGAATGGATAGAGGCGGGAACGAAGAACCTTCTCATCGAGAAACCGGTTTGCGAAACCTATCTACAGGCCAAGGATCTGGAACGTACTTCTCGTAAGAAAGGAGTCCGGATTTGGGTGAATCACGAGAGAAGGTATCATCCAAAATATGCTTGGGCTAAACAGGTTTTGGATTCGGGAAAATACGGACCGATCCGGATAATACGAGCCTCCGTCCTAACGTCCGCTCTCTCCCCGGGTAGTGCCTATAAGGGAAGGACCGGCCCCTTATTCCATGACGGAACTCATGCCGTGGATTTGATTCATTGGATTCTAGGCAGACCGGATCGAATTCGATCCGTGCTCCATAGACGTAAGGGGATCCCTATCGAAGATAGGGCCCTAGCTTTATTGGAATACAAGGGTGGACCCGTCGTATTTCTGGAGGCGGGGGGAGCCAGGTCTTACTTTCAATTCGAAGTGGATATTATGACGGAAAAGGCAAGGATTCTGCTTTCTAACGATGGAAGCGTTCTATTTGAATCCAAGCCCTCCCGGCGTTATAAGGGATTTAATAGTTTGACGGAAGTCTCATTTCCCAAAAAATTTAGCCTCGGATCGAACCCTTTCCAGAACCTTTACGCCTCAGTCGGGCAAGTATTGCAGGGTCAGTCCGAGAGAATCACGGGAGATATATCGGAAAATTTGGAAATTATGGAACTGCTGGATAAGATTAAAAGAAAGGCCGAAGTCA
The sequence above is a segment of the Leptospira wolffii serovar Khorat str. Khorat-H2 genome. Coding sequences within it:
- the mraY gene encoding phospho-N-acetylmuramoyl-pentapeptide-transferase, with the translated sequence MFYFIYEHFFQELDSLRIFSYVTVRALMAGLTSMFLTFWLGERVISFLHGLKFRESVRDDGPKSHSAKSGTPTMGGLMIVGSLIISVALWGNLKNLNILLLLACAVSFSVLGFIDDYMKSVKKIKGGMRARTKFVASVVLAALFCCIFLFYTGEAPAESSGKILFHLTDLFLPFVKGPVLALGLFAIPFSIIVILGSSHGVNLTDGLDGLAGGTAGIVVGTLSLIAYVSGTPVAANYLNIPYLPHAHEYSVFLSALTGALIGFLWFNSHPAQIFMGDTGSLFLGATIGLTCVMLKKEILLVILGGIFVAESLSVILQVGSFKLTQKRIFRMAPLHHHFELGGVPETKVVIRFWIAAIILAIVSLSSLKIQ
- a CDS encoding FtsW/RodA/SpoVE family cell cycle protein, which translates into the protein MKALGRRIRDFWESKNYPFDLPLISAIFFLLLFGICVMYSSSSITAWRDFEDSEYFLKKQLIWASIGLVVFLIFANFPYGKLERFALAGIIISILLLILVFIPGIGKSVGTYYGRNFHRWIGIGPYQLQPSEIAKLAVVIYLSALVTKLKSKENREPKKFIVPGVILLSVLVLILAEPAFGTTMEILFVVLGFVFLFGFPIRNLLLVGLVSLPLAYLLVSQVGYRRKRMEVWLDPYRFRYDEGHQLVTSFRAFLDGGWFGNKLASGYAHRYLTYSHTDFVLATFVEDFGFVGFLFFFVLVLLLLSRAYFLLKKVQDPFGFYLGAGLLFITGTQFVINSYVVTGLFPITGISLPFMSYGGSSLLVVLASFGILVNITRKENIGV
- a CDS encoding UDP-N-acetylglucosamine--N-acetylmuramyl-(pentapeptide) pyrophosphoryl-undecaprenol N-acetylglucosamine transferase, whose protein sequence is MKSVLIAAGGTGGHISPGVALAENLVGRLDSLGVDKVVLHSLIRNKDNPDLKQAPCEVVWHNIPPLSGNLILLPFRYVFQLIRSWMSFSRLNVDAVIGMGGYSSVPAILYAVFFRKKLYLCEQNCIPGKVNRIFFKFADKVAFSFPPKDPKVSAQWEILGNPLRSKTVPKLALKFSDKWDPKKKKQFNVLVMGGSQGARQINNMVVNLMKHEVIQERFRFRMLTGTALYDEVSKKTKDADLISYSDNMAEHYEWANLVIARSGSGVLSECAAYALPMVLIPFPFAKDDHQTANAKYMEANGAAATLEQRDEDESKLFRILSDFAEKPEILNEMSIKSLECSHVEAARDTIGFFFESQA
- the murC gene encoding UDP-N-acetylmuramate--L-alanine ligase, coding for MNSEFSKPFFLGIGGSGMSSLAHILLDAGFSVSGYDGKESQAVRELRDKGARIYSSLSEIPKDESYDAAVYSSAIRLDSHPIAGFFRDKGVRFFHRSDVLHSCFSELKCVSVAGSHGKTSTTAMTAFILEELGFSPSVMVGGGVAFLDGIGGRFGKGNVAVFESDESDGTFLSHRAPVRILTNIDEDHLDFYHTRERLLEAFARYISLTTERIVLDLDDPGICECLERVEDKSKIIGFTETREAGAGSQKKETFGKVDITNVVRYRIESRRLFFEMGDREYFLTSRFPGRHYLTNSLAAVLTAATLGADPAAAAEAVSRYTGVRRRLEFLGSNDGVDVYDDYGHHPTEVKAVLSSIRELSQGTGRAVILFQPHRYTRTKNLFREFASSLDYGEVVLLLPIYSAGEDPIPGVDSGLIAEEMKKRPISLSGNLSSDLKIMQEIISKGDVLVSLGAGNVRDWALEYLKA
- a CDS encoding glycosyltransferase family 2 protein, producing MKLVINIPCYNEEKTLPAVLAEIPKKIPGIKTIEVQIVDDGSSDDTAKIASKFGCKVLVHKRNLGLGRAFKTGMEEALSSGADIFVNTDADNQYPSSCIPELIAPILADTSDIVIGNRVPWKVNYFSPLKKILQWFGNLIVRTLIGTDVPDTISGFRAYSRESLLRLNVTTKFSYVLDTMVQAIRMDLTVSSILIRTNPPTRESRLFKNMFQHIWKSGLSLIRLLVIHRPFHFFSFFSTLTFLPGVLIAFRFLIFYFNGEGKGHIQSLLFAVILIVLSGLFLISGVLAFLTGMNRKILEEILYHEKKMEFEKKR
- a CDS encoding lysylphosphatidylglycerol synthase domain-containing protein, whose protein sequence is MSLGRIKRIVTILFVSISLFFFIFYLAKHYENLPHISWNLKSSAGIATSLLLYLCNMLIAGFAWFILLKSYGQKISPGKAIYIVAFSQFGKYLPGNVGQHIGKLTLSKGEEFPLSKTIQAIIVETALLVVAGASISAIGLLFYDFHIISKSNLLLIEFALLFLIALIAPKIVFHLINKYCKGLLTKYTGGEKLNLPNTKNLIILILLDLTTFLNLGLILNILSRTVFEFPENNFFFLTTTFAWSWILGYLAPGAPAGLGVREAIVLASLSTRFEPGIAIGLGILLRFITTIGDGIAFGIASLFRKNKPE
- a CDS encoding class I SAM-dependent methyltransferase → MTRSSERDLKPHAILDEISRNKKAIKIHKIVERFGLANKEKFLEIGTGSGFIAAYFTKIFREVNALDVKDQRQTRENIGFQTVEGTKLPFLDESFDLVVSNHVIEHVGTEEKQIEHLNEILRVLKKDGILYLAFPNRWRLIEPHYRLPLLSWFPQSISDFYVRISGKGEFYDCRPLSRSKAVALLSRSGFLAKEVTLTAISVYAEVEANHPLSKFAASLPVWCYFPIKAWISTLIFVCRKGLK
- a CDS encoding glycosyltransferase family 4 protein, with translation MSKKPLLFVSRKWPPAIGGMETYSLELHSALSREYDIELLVLPGKDDGRPPSLLSLAIFLIKVAVYCISKGRKYDLVIFTDIILTPAALLHRLVRKDANRITIVHGLDLVYSNRSGLLPFIYGYYLTFILKCQSVFSNIVANSESTRSIAEKAGFKNLSVVRPSLPKNGILSFSDQKPEPPKEYLGCKYPIFYFGRLIPRKGSLWFAENVLPKLPQGTLFFVSGGKSDQEYAKKLINCERVRYLGTLKSEEIVDYIRYSSLVVMPNIIIEGNQDKEGFGLVAIEASAIGCVLLASDLEGISDAVQDRITGHKVEPNNAKSWIEEIRKLLKMSKQAKEEWKKSSARKTKRIYSEEKILQEFRILLERDYTVSKSFPNGGRK